TTTTTAAGCGATAGAACCTTACTACAACCGTTGCAGGTCTTGCCTACTGGCTGACTACTGTTAAGCTGACCCTGCTGGCTAGCCGAGTGTTACCCAAAATTCCGTATGACCGGCTCTCAAGTAGCAGTAGATAGCAGAgcccaaaaataaatttaagtTGTACAAAGAACGTATTCGAAAGGCAATAAATATGTTAACATAGTTCAGTCTAAAGTAAAACCCACCTTTTTTGCTACATTCACTGCTTTGGGTGTCTTGTTTTCGGAACTCCTTTCAAGTTTTCGCCTCATCTCTTCCCTTTCCTGTTCGCGTTTGCAGAATTCAGAGCTACTGACCCTGACGTACGGAGCACTGGTGTCCCAGATGCTACGTGATTTTGAGAACGTCGAAGATGTTAACAAGCAGCTCGATCGGATCGGTTTCAATATGGGCATGCGGTTGATAGAGGACTTCCTTTCGCGCACCGGATCGGGCCGATGTTTGGATATGCGCGAAACAGCTGACAAAATACAGCTCGCCTTCCGGATGTATCTGAACGTGCAGCCGACCATCTCGAACTGGGCTGCGTCAGCGGATGAGTTTTCACTCATATTCGATACGAACCCGCTGACGGAGTTCGTTGAGCTGCCTGCGGACTATCAACAGCTTCGGTACAGCTCCATCCTTTGCGGATGCATACGCGGTGCGTTGGAGATGGTACAGCTCGAGGTGCAGTGCTGGTTCAGCCAGGACCAGTTGAAGGGTGACGCTACGACCGAGATTCGGGTGAAGTTTGTACGGCGACTGGAAGATGCGGTGCCGGCCGGCGAAGATTAAGTTACGGGTGCAGGGGTTTTCGACCATTTCCATCATTAAGCATTCATTCCGTGCAGATAAGTTGATATGCTGGTGTGCTCTTGAGACGAACCCCGAACAAGAAGAAACAAGCGCATTGGATATTCTTTGTTAACGCAATAAATTCATTACAAACACGCCCTCTAAAACCATGTTACcattgttttcattgtttcggaaatggaaaaaatagctgctttcatttatttaaaacgCATGTATCGATCTCTATTTTGTAATGAGTTGTTCCACTAGGTGCGCGCCAACCATTATTGGCACATTACATTCGTTCGTCACCGTAA
This Anopheles marshallii chromosome 3, idAnoMarsDA_429_01, whole genome shotgun sequence DNA region includes the following protein-coding sequences:
- the LOC128713326 gene encoding trafficking protein particle complex subunit 3 is translated as MSRQSTRLDTKKVNSELLTLTYGALVSQMLRDFENVEDVNKQLDRIGFNMGMRLIEDFLSRTGSGRCLDMRETADKIQLAFRMYLNVQPTISNWAASADEFSLIFDTNPLTEFVELPADYQQLRYSSILCGCIRGALEMVQLEVQCWFSQDQLKGDATTEIRVKFVRRLEDAVPAGED